A genome region from Solanum pennellii chromosome 12, SPENNV200 includes the following:
- the LOC107007371 gene encoding axial regulator YABBY 5-like, with translation MSSSYIDSTNFEKLCYIPCNFCNIVLVVSVPCSNLLDIVTVRCGHCTNLWSVNMAAAFHTNSWQNHLHHQVGNYTNSPHDQYKIDFGSSSITNNSTLEERIVNRPPEKRQRGPSAYNQFIKEEIQRIKANNPDITHREAFSTAAKNWAHFPHIQFGLMLETDNQAKLGASENKEKLIMHRAALPKIQTFTF, from the exons atgtcATCAAGCTACATTGATTCTACTAATTTTGAGAAACTTTGCTATATCCCTTGCAATTTTTGCAATATTGTTCTTGTG GTGAGTGTTCCATGCAGCAACTTGCTTGATATAGTGACAGTTAGATGTGGACATTGCACAAATTTGTGGTCCGTTAATATGGCTGCTGCATTTCACACCAATTCTTGGCAaaatcatcttcatcatcag gtAGGAAACTACACTAATTCTCCTCATGATCAATACAAGATAGATTTTGGTTCATCATCCATCACAAACAATTCTACTCTTGAGGAGAGGATCGTAAATCGAC cTCCGGAAAAGAGGCAACGAGGACCTTCTGCTTATAATCAGTTTATAAA AGAGGAGATTCAAAGGATTAAGGCTAATAATCCAGATATCACTCATAGGGAAGCATTTAGTACTGCTGCTAAAAAT TGGGCACACTTCCCTCACATTCAGTTTGGGCTCATGTTGGAGACTGACAATCAAGCTAAACTTGGTGCTAGTGAG AACAAAGAAAAGCTTATAATGCATAGAGCTGCATTGCCAAAAATACAGACCTTCACCTTCTAA